A window of the Thermodesulfobacteriota bacterium genome harbors these coding sequences:
- a CDS encoding ATP-binding cassette domain-containing protein — translation MVELKGVCVEVGNFHLKDIDLEIKEKEYFVILGPNGAGKTVLVESIVGFHKLKKGSIFIDGKDLTHVPPEERKVGYVPQDCVLFPFLNVKENLEFGLKIMKYPKEKIKERVEFLAHSLEISHLLKRDVRTLSGGERQKVALARALAPFPKLLLLDEPLANIDLSTSKFLRLELKRMKERFNVTTIHVTHNLVEAEELADRMAIMSKGRIEQIGTPREIFFFPKNESVSRFMGTMNILDVENVRPLGYGLYEATCGDLPLVIPYEKDGMIRKIALSSRDIYVSPEIPPGPPVNRFKGIVKKVEEFSHLVQMNVEVGKNHLTIELPRETFHKLGLATKKEVFLIFKLRRIRVYEE, via the coding sequence TTGGTTGAGCTAAAAGGTGTGTGCGTCGAAGTTGGGAACTTCCACCTGAAGGATATAGACCTTGAAATCAAAGAAAAGGAGTATTTTGTAATCCTTGGACCAAACGGTGCGGGAAAGACCGTTCTTGTCGAATCTATAGTTGGTTTCCACAAGTTGAAAAAGGGGAGTATTTTCATTGATGGAAAAGACCTCACCCATGTCCCTCCAGAAGAAAGAAAAGTAGGTTATGTACCTCAAGACTGCGTGCTGTTTCCATTTCTCAACGTGAAAGAAAATCTTGAGTTTGGGCTTAAAATCATGAAGTACCCTAAGGAAAAGATAAAAGAAAGGGTTGAGTTTTTAGCGCATTCTTTAGAGATAAGCCATCTCTTAAAAAGAGATGTCAGAACTTTAAGTGGTGGAGAAAGACAGAAAGTTGCCCTTGCTCGAGCACTTGCTCCTTTTCCAAAGCTTTTGCTTTTAGATGAGCCCCTGGCCAACATAGATCTCTCCACATCAAAATTTTTAAGGTTGGAACTGAAAAGAATGAAAGAGAGATTTAACGTAACAACGATTCATGTGACCCACAACCTCGTGGAAGCGGAAGAGCTGGCGGACAGAATGGCAATTATGAGTAAAGGCAGAATCGAACAAATAGGAACACCAAGGGAGATCTTCTTCTTTCCGAAAAACGAAAGCGTTTCGAGATTTATGGGGACAATGAACATTCTTGATGTAGAAAACGTAAGACCCTTAGGTTATGGGCTGTATGAAGCAACATGCGGTGATTTGCCGCTCGTTATACCCTATGAAAAAGACGGAATGATAAGAAAAATTGCGTTATCCTCAAGGGACATATACGTTTCTCCGGAAATTCCACCGGGTCCTCCCGTTAATAGATTCAAGGGCATTGTCAAAAAGGTGGAAGAGTTTTCCCATCTCGTTCAGATGAATGTTGAAGTTGGCAAAAACCATCTAACAATTGAGCTTCCTAGAGAGACTTTTCATAAACTCGGCCTTGCCACAAAAAAGGAGGTATTCCTAATATTCAAGTTAAGGAGGATAAGGGTCTACGAGGAATGA
- the queA gene encoding tRNA preQ1(34) S-adenosylmethionine ribosyltransferase-isomerase QueA produces the protein MELDEFDYQLPKSLIAQYPREDRASSRLLIFIRKEGRIIHDRFRNIPNYFRPGDVLVLNNTKVIPAKFEAKKVTGGRLDILLTGRVDERTFTCLVRNAGKKTELSAKIGETEVILKREGQEWYLYLPGGEADFQKILGQGKMPLPPYIKRPVTDVDFERYQTVYAKVEGSVAAPTAGFHFTQEILEELEKKGVLILYITLHIGMGTFLPVKTRRVEDHRMHREYFSMDESVYESVLRAKEEKRRIIACGTSTVRTLETVFTAKERVLAGYTELFIYPGYRFTVCDALITNFHLPKSTPLILVCAFAGKENVLRCYRQAIEEGYRFYSYGDSMLIL, from the coding sequence ATGGAGCTTGACGAATTCGATTACCAATTACCAAAGTCTCTCATAGCGCAGTATCCGAGAGAGGACAGAGCTTCATCACGCCTTCTTATTTTCATTAGGAAGGAGGGGAGGATTATACATGATCGCTTCAGGAACATCCCCAATTACTTTCGGCCAGGAGACGTACTTGTTCTAAACAACACCAAAGTTATTCCAGCGAAGTTTGAGGCAAAAAAGGTAACAGGTGGTCGCCTGGATATACTTCTTACAGGAAGGGTAGATGAACGGACATTCACATGCCTTGTGAGGAATGCTGGGAAAAAGACTGAACTTTCCGCAAAAATAGGCGAAACCGAAGTAATTCTAAAAAGAGAAGGCCAGGAATGGTATTTATACCTTCCCGGGGGAGAAGCAGATTTTCAAAAAATTCTTGGACAAGGAAAGATGCCTCTGCCCCCCTATATAAAAAGACCCGTTACAGACGTGGACTTCGAGAGATACCAAACAGTTTACGCAAAAGTTGAAGGTTCAGTTGCCGCACCAACAGCCGGTTTTCATTTTACCCAAGAAATCCTCGAGGAATTGGAAAAGAAAGGTGTTCTTATACTTTACATCACCCTCCACATAGGTATGGGAACGTTCCTACCTGTAAAGACCAGAAGAGTTGAAGACCACAGGATGCACAGAGAATACTTTTCCATGGATGAAAGTGTCTATGAAAGTGTACTTAGGGCAAAAGAAGAAAAAAGAAGGATAATCGCGTGTGGGACGAGTACCGTCAGGACACTGGAGACTGTCTTTACCGCAAAAGAAAGAGTACTCGCAGGATACACTGAGCTCTTCATATACCCCGGATACCGATTCACCGTTTGCGATGCTCTCATAACGAACTTCCATTTGCCTAAATCGACACCTTTGATTCTCGTCTGCGCTTTTGCTGGGAAAGAAAATGTGCTTAGGTGCTACCGACAGGCTATAGAGGAGGGATACAGATTTTATAGCTACGGAGATTCCATGCTGATACTATGA
- a CDS encoding ABC transporter substrate-binding protein codes for MKIKFSFLFAILLLCRSLVFAEDEISVALEFNSHSAAFYVAQGKGIFEKENLKIKSHEAYMTGVALASSLKKGNIEAAFMCLVPAINAYSNGGIRLKIVLGSHLYGFGLVVNPKRVKSVNDLGIKALRIGCISEGSATDLILRRTIDGLGLKEEKVLSSVVRMNPQNMLIALRSGSIDAAFMPEHFVTLAERDGLKVLLTAKDIWPNFQGSVIVVKEEVLKNKREAVKKLVRATKKATHWINTQREDSSRILARYLSLEGSKVGFSERLDPKAELSIKEQEALISMSRLEFTNQLNRKVIQETIDYMAKKGYIRESFNAESIIAWDL; via the coding sequence ATGAAAATAAAGTTTTCCTTTCTATTTGCAATCCTTTTACTTTGTAGAAGCTTGGTTTTCGCTGAGGATGAGATCTCGGTGGCTTTGGAATTCAATAGCCATTCCGCAGCCTTTTATGTGGCTCAAGGAAAAGGGATCTTTGAAAAGGAAAATCTAAAGATAAAATCGCACGAGGCTTATATGACAGGTGTTGCCCTTGCCTCATCATTGAAGAAGGGAAACATAGAAGCTGCCTTTATGTGCCTCGTTCCAGCGATCAATGCCTATTCGAATGGCGGGATAAGACTGAAAATAGTTCTTGGAAGCCATTTATACGGTTTTGGGCTTGTCGTGAACCCAAAAAGGGTAAAGAGTGTAAATGATTTGGGCATAAAAGCTCTAAGGATCGGATGTATAAGCGAAGGAAGCGCAACGGATCTCATCTTAAGAAGAACGATCGACGGTCTTGGATTGAAAGAGGAGAAAGTTCTGTCCTCTGTTGTGCGGATGAACCCCCAAAACATGCTTATCGCGCTAAGATCAGGATCCATAGATGCGGCGTTCATGCCTGAACATTTCGTCACGCTCGCAGAAAGGGATGGTCTTAAAGTTTTGCTTACCGCAAAAGACATCTGGCCAAACTTTCAGGGAAGCGTAATCGTGGTTAAAGAAGAGGTGTTAAAAAATAAAAGAGAAGCTGTAAAAAAACTCGTACGCGCAACAAAAAAGGCTACTCATTGGATAAATACACAAAGAGAAGATTCATCGAGAATACTCGCGAGATATCTATCTTTAGAAGGCTCTAAAGTTGGATTTAGCGAAAGGCTTGATCCAAAAGCCGAACTCTCGATAAAGGAACAAGAAGCACTCATATCTATGTCCAGACTCGAATTCACAAATCAGCTAAACAGAAAAGTGATCCAGGAGACGATAGATTATATGGCAAAGAAGGGATATATAAGGGAATCTTTTAATGCGGAAAGTATAATCGCATGGGATCTCTAG
- a CDS encoding ABC transporter permease, translating into MGSLAGRKNLYLVLPVLLFFASWEIVCRSLPREMGNLFPPFTKVLVETGRLILSGIMGDHILWSLMRVICGFLIGIVFGISTGFMMGYKDLIDRSLHPIIAFLYPIPALGWVPLLMVWLGIGEALPISVIAIHSFFPTCYNTRSGIKNIDQRMVKVARSMGAKGLTLATKVIIPLALPSIFSGLRLSSGGAFRVVIAAEMVAMPKGIGALLMRAESLIRVDIIVSCLFILSLMSVLFERIFLMLERKVLKNEKLSPDRSF; encoded by the coding sequence ATGGGATCTCTAGCAGGGAGAAAAAACCTATACTTGGTCCTTCCGGTCCTTTTATTTTTTGCCTCATGGGAAATTGTATGCCGTAGTCTTCCAAGAGAGATGGGAAATCTCTTTCCACCCTTCACGAAAGTCTTAGTGGAGACGGGAAGGCTCATTTTGTCTGGTATTATGGGAGATCATATACTGTGGAGTCTTATGAGAGTAATATGCGGCTTTTTGATAGGGATCGTCTTTGGGATTTCAACAGGTTTTATGATGGGTTATAAAGATCTGATTGACAGATCGCTCCACCCGATAATAGCTTTTCTATATCCTATCCCTGCACTTGGGTGGGTTCCCCTTCTTATGGTATGGCTTGGCATAGGGGAAGCCCTTCCCATATCAGTTATAGCCATCCACTCGTTCTTTCCGACATGTTACAACACGAGATCAGGAATAAAAAATATCGACCAAAGGATGGTAAAAGTCGCAAGGAGTATGGGTGCTAAAGGTCTTACGTTAGCCACAAAGGTCATCATCCCATTGGCTTTACCATCCATATTTTCCGGGCTTAGGCTCTCATCCGGGGGCGCTTTCCGTGTCGTTATCGCAGCGGAGATGGTGGCGATGCCAAAAGGAATAGGAGCACTTCTTATGAGGGCCGAAAGCCTAATAAGGGTAGATATCATCGTAAGTTGCCTTTTTATCCTTTCTCTCATGTCTGTTTTGTTTGAAAGGATCTTTCTTATGCTGGAAAGGAAAGTATTAAAGAACGAAAAATTGAGCCCCGACCGATCTTTTTAA